A genomic region of Zea mays cultivar B73 chromosome 6, Zm-B73-REFERENCE-NAM-5.0, whole genome shotgun sequence contains the following coding sequences:
- the LOC103631198 gene encoding uncharacterized protein: MTDEQWRALVAKWSDPKNMEISEKNKQNRSQVKFHQATGSRCYVAHLHAYKQKRNQEEPSLDQTEELDAVDAFKTCHTSSKRGLSEPAREALSHMEALRAEPVAEGEMPASSVHLVSKVLSQSSSHQFLKSVGIKTSATSKASSSNHSELREQLAVEAMAAVQGELDQLRKKCEEAEEQQART; this comes from the exons ATGACTGATGAACAGTGGAGGGCATTAGTTGCAAAGTGGTCTGATCCAAAGAACATG GAAATAAGTGAAAAGAACAAGCAGAACCGCAGTCAAGTCAAGTTTCATCAGGCTACGGGTTCTCGCTGCTATGTGGCACACTTACATGCATAT AAGCAGAAGAGAAACCAAGAAGAACCCAGCTTAGATCAGACTGAAGAACTAGATGCGGTGGACGCCTTCAAGACCTGTCATACCAGCTCCAAACGTGGCCTGAGTGAACCGGCAAGAGAAGCACTt TCTCATATGGAGGCTTTGAGggctgaacctgttgctgaaggtgagATGCCAGCATCCAGTGTGCACCTTGTGTCGAAGGTGCTGTCCCAGAGCAGCTCACACCAATTCCTGAAAAGCGTCGGCATCAAAACATCGGCAACCTCCAAGGCATCATCATCAAATCATAGTGAGCTTCGGGAACAACTTGCAGTTGAAGCGATGGCTGCTGTTCAAGGTGAACTCGACCAGCTCAGGAAGAAATGTGAAGAAGCTGAGGAACAGCAGGCGAGGACATAA